The sequence below is a genomic window from Rhodospirillales bacterium.
GCGGCCTTCCAAGACATTCCCTTAAGCCAGATTGACCGCATCGAAGTGGTTCGCGGCCCCGCATCCAGTCTTTATGGGTCCGAAGCCATTGGTGGGGTTATCCAGATTTTCACCAAAAAAGGCCGGGGCCCGACGCAATATAATTTTGCCGCAGGATTTGGCAGCAACAACACCCAGACCACGTCCATCACGGCATCGGGCGGCGACAAGCGCCATTGGTTCAGCCTTGGTGCCAGCCGAACCGCCACAGACAGCTTTGATTCTTGCGACGGCAATACCGGGGGTGGCTGTTATGCCAATCAACCAGACGAAGATGGCTATCAAAATCTTTCAGGGTCAATCCGCACCGGATATCGGTTTCGCAACGGGGTTGAGGTCGAAGCCCATGGACTTCGGGCAGTCTCTGAAAATGAATTTGATGGATCATCCACCAATGAAAGCGAAAACATCCAGCAAGCCATCGGCGGGAACATAAAGTTTTCACCCATGAAGGCCTGGAAGTTGACCCTGATGGCAGGCCAAGCCCTGGATGCATCGGATAATTTTCTGAACGGTGTTTACAAAAGCACCTTTGACACCACGCGCCAGACCGCCTCTATCCAGAATGATTTTTCTTTTCTATCGAACCACCTGTTCACCCTTGGTGCAGATTTTCTGAACGATACCATCGACAGCACCACCAATTATGATGCCGCATCGCGCGACAACAGTGGTCTGTTCGGCCAGTATCAGGGGAAATTTGGCAATCATGATGTGCAGTTTTCCCTGCGCGGTGACGACAATGAACAATTTGGCCGGGTTGGCACCGGGTCTGCACGGTGGGGGTATCTTTTGCGCAAAGACCTGAAACTCTTTGCTAGTTATGGCACCGCCTTCAAGGCACCGACCTTCAATAATCTTTATTATCCAAGCTATGGCAGTGCCAGCCTTAACCCCGAAAAATCCCGTTCCATGGAGCTTGGGCTTAAGGGTAAATCATCATGGGGAAATTGGGGGCTTAACGTCTATCAAACCGACATAGACCAGATGGTGGTTTATGATTCAGATGTTTCCGGTCCAAACAACATTGATGCGGCACGCATTCGTGGGCTGGAAGCCACCCTGCAAGGAGCGCATCTTGGGTGGTCCTTTGATGTTGCCCTGTCACTGCTTGATCCTGAAAACCGGTCAACCGGATCCAACCGGGGCCATGAACTAGTGCGCCGTGCACGGCATATGCTGCGCCTTGATGCAGATCGCAATATTGGCAAATGGCGTATCGGGGGTACCTTCATGGCCGAAGGCGAACGCTATGACAATTTGACCAATACGCGTTCCATCCATGGCTATGCCACCATCGATTTGCGGGCAGAATATAAATTTATGAAAAACTGGCGCTTTCAGGGGCGCATTGAAAACCTGACTGACACGCAATACCAAACGGCCACCCATTATTTCCAACCCGGTAGAGGTTTCTTTGTAACGCTACGCTATAAATTCGGCCAAGGAGAAACGCCATGACCACGCCAAAGATACCGATGAGCCAGAAAACCATAGAGACCCTGATTTTGGCATTTCTTGCCGCCTTCATGATCGCAACTCGCTTTCATCATTTTGGTGATGCGCTGCATTTGCCAGATGCCTCTCTGGCCATTTTTCTGGCCGCAGGCTTTTACCTGCGGCGCTGGAGATTGTTTATCCCCCTGATCGCCCTTGCTGGCATGATCGATTATCTGGCCATTAATATCGGTGGCGTCAGTGCCTGGTGCATAACGGCGGCTTACGTATTTCTGGTCCCAACCTATGCTGCCATGTGGCATGGCGGGGACTGGTTCAAACGCCACACCCAGATGCAGGGCCGGGTTTCGGGCTCTCGCCTGTTGGTGTTGGCCTTCGTTGTGTTCGTTGCAACATCAACCGCCTTTTTGATCTCCAATTACAGCTTCTATGCTTTTTCCGGGCGCTTTGCTGATATGACGCTGGCCCAATACACTGCCAGTGTTACCAAATACTACCTGCCCTATATGACCACCACGTTTGTCTATGTGGCTGTGGCTGCACTGGTCCATGGGGCAATCAAAACGCTGGCTCGAAACCAAACGGAAAACGCGCATACGGCGTAGAATTTCAACAACGGCCCACAATCAAAAACCCTCCAACCATTTAATAAATAAGGATTATTTTGACATTCGTCAAAGGTGGTTCTCATTCTTTGAGTTTCCTATATCCTGTTGGGAAATCAACGCGCCTGAATAAATGTGCGCGACCTTATGGGAGAGGATGCCGCTAATGGACGGCCAGAACGACAAGCTGCAAAAGCTGGAAGAGGCTATGAAGGCGTTTAACGTCTTTGGCCAATGGCAGGTCGGGGCTAACCGCCCTGAAAATGTGGTCACCGGTCCCAATGGCCAGCGCATTGTCGAACCCTTGCCATCGGGGGTGCCCCATATCTGGCCATGGAAAGACCTTTACCCGTTTCTTGCCAGTTCACGCGAAGCACTGACCGACAGCTTCACCGCAAGACGAAGCTTGATTCTGACCAATCCGGGGCTTGGGCGCGGCACCACCCAGACAATTTTGGCCGGCATCCAATCCATCGGCCCCGGCGAAATTGCCTGGGCCCATCGCCACACCGTCACGGCATTGCGGTTTTGCATCGAAGGCAACAGGCGCGTTTTCACCGTCGTTGATGGCGATGCCTTGATCATGGAACCTTACGACCTGATTTTGACCCCGGGCCAATGCTGGCATGATCATCACAACGAATCCGATCAACCCGCCGCATGGCTGGACGTTCTTGATGTGCCGTTGCTTTTGGCATTAAACCAGAATTTCTACGAAGAACTGGGCCCGGCCACCCAGGAACAAAACGATTCTCAAGCGCCAACATCGCCCCACCTTCGACCCGCATGGAAAACCACAAACACGTCGAGTGTGGGGGCATATCGCTATCCATGGGCCGAAACGCGCGCCCAACTGGATGCCATGGCTGACGGGGACACATCCCCCTATGACGGCGTTGCCCTTGAATACACCAATGCTCAGGGTGGGCCGACGCTGAAAACGCTTAGCTGTTGGGTGCAATTGCTGCCGCCAGGATTTAAGGGTAAACCCCACCGCCACAGTTCCAGCGCCGTCTATTTCGTGATCGGCGGCGAAGGGCGCACGGTTTTGGATGAACAAAACATGGCTTGGGAAAAACATGATAATTTTGTCATTCCCAACTGGACATGGCATGCCCATGAAAACAATTCCAAAACGGAACCCGCCCTTTTGTTTTCCGTCAACGACACGCCCCTTTTACAGGCATTTGATTTTTACCGGGAAGAACCGGAAAATACACTCGCGCGCAACGCGCATCCTTAACAGATAAGAGAGAGAACATGGCTACAAAAACAATCGACCCCAAGGCGTTCAAAGAACTTGAAAGCGAGCTGACGGAATTGGCCAATGACCAGTTCGAAAGCGATGCCTACAAGCGCATGCTGGCAGCGCCGTATACGTTAAAGGGAGCACAGCAATTTTTCATGCAGCACGCCATGTTCAACCTCAATCGTCGCGATTGCTGGGGCTATGTTCTGGCCAAATCGCCCCTGCCGGTTAAAAAGCTGGTCTGGGAACACGAAGAAGAAGAGCTTGATGGTGTGCCCCACCGGGGCGGGCTTAATCATTACGAACTGGCTGTTAAACAGGGCGAAGTGCTGGGTTTGACCCCTGAAGATTATTACAACGCGCCGGTCATGGATGGGACCTACACCTGTTCCATGGCCTGGGCACAACTGGCCCAATCCAGCTCATGGCTTGAATCTTGTGCAGCCTCTTCTGCCCTTGAATATTCCAATTCCGATGACATCATCCGGGAAGGGGCGCTTTCCAGACGCATGGGGGCCAAGCTTGAAAAAGACCTCGGCATTCCCATTCGCAAGCAAGATTCCAATGCCGAACACATGGTTGCCGAATTGGAACACGCCCAGCTGCTTTTAAATGTTGCCAACATGTATGGCGACACGGAACTGGCCCGCGAGCAAATTGTCTCTGGCGCCAAACAAAGCTGGGCCATTGATCGGGTCTTCCGCAATTTCCTTGGGGAACTTCTGGAAAAACACGCAGATTAGGGTTTAGGCCCCGGTGCAATCCGTAATTTCGAGACCATTGCCATCGGGATCGTGGAAATAGACGTGCCTGCCCGGAAATGAATTGTGCTGGGCATCGGGATTGTCGCGTTTGCCTTTGGCTTCCATCAGTTCAACCCCATGGGATTCAAGGCACGTGACCGCCGCGTCATAGGCATCTGCATCAACGATAAACGCATGATGGAAAATGGTGTCGCCGGGGCCATTGGGCGGCACGTGGCGACCGGTTTGGGCCAACACAAAATACGAGCTCCCGGCCTGCATAAATGACATGGTGTGTTTTGAATTCTGGCGCAGCAATTCACAGCCTAGAACATCGCGATAAAAATCCGTCGCCGGATCCAGATTTTTCACACCAATGGTAATGTGCAAAATGCTTTTGGGTTGAATGCCTTGTGTGTCGGTCATCTGTTATCCCCCACTTAAAGGTTCAGGCTTTTGCCTTTGAATCATAAACTGATTCATCAATGTAATCGCCCATCCCTGATTTAGCCCCGTTTTTAGCCAATTCTTCCAGAAAAATGCCATGAATGCGCGGGTCCTGATCTTCGTAATTAATCTGGCAACCGCCTTGCTGGATCGACACATCAACGCCCAAAAAGACATGGCGTTTTTCTTCCGTCAGCGGGTAACGCAAACTGCCCAGCGCAATGGGCATATAGCGCGCGGGCTCAGCGCCTGTATTAAAATGCTGATGGAACATCTGTCCGGGTGGCGCAAAGATAGTGCCGGGATGCCAATCAACCCGGGTGTAATCTGCATCCCCTTCGTACCAGAACAACGAATGGCCCTGGCCTTTCAAAAGCAAAACATGGAAATCCGGGCCGTGGCGATGGCCTTTTTTATACGTGCCCACCGGCATTTCTGAGGTGTGGACATGCATCACCCCATCGGCCAGCGCAAACCGCATGTTTGAACTGCGCGCGCCGCGCTGTTCCCAACCTTCTAATTTAAACCCGGCAACATCGGCCACAAAATTTGTTTCCCACATAAAGCGCCCGGGCTGGGTTTCGATGCGCCGACCTTCGCCTTCAAAATAACTGTCATCGCCCATGCGGCCCTTGAACACGCACGGGTTATCGAAAATGAATGCATCATCATGAAACATATTCATGACCGCCGTCAGGTTGTTGCCGGAAATCAGCCGCGCCTTTTCAGTGCCCGATCCATTGAAATGCTGGTAGCGCGCATTCAGCGGCAGGGCAAACAGGCTGTTTGGACCCCATTCAAAAGAATGCTCTTTTCCCTCCACCTCTATGATCGTGCTGCCGTGGCCCGAAAGAACATAGATCACTTCTTCGTACAGATGTTTCTGGGGCATGCATTTGGCACCCGGTTTCAAATCGATCACAAAGATCGACATGAAATCACCCCGCCCAATCAGATGCACGAACGCCGCATCGGTATCCATCCGTGCCCAATGTCCGGTTTCGACCGTGTGCAAATCGACCCCGAATTCTTCGACAATTGGCACGCCTTCGCCTTTGGCCCATTCGAGATACGGGTCACGCAGAAATTCATCAGACAGTTTCTGGCCCGGTGCCAGTTTTGAATCGGGGGCAATCATTTTTGCAAAAACTCCAGTGTTTCCGCCCATTTACTGCGGACTTCTTC
It includes:
- the btuB gene encoding TonB-dependent vitamin B12 receptor; the protein is MNTLRLRILTFLFLPLITIQPASSSEQTEAVIVTATRTAQTVDDALSAVTIITRDDIERRQGQSVDDVLRGIAGLSITNNGGPGKASSMHLRGTEADHVLVLIDGVKIGSATLGTAAFQDIPLSQIDRIEVVRGPASSLYGSEAIGGVIQIFTKKGRGPTQYNFAAGFGSNNTQTTSITASGGDKRHWFSLGASRTATDSFDSCDGNTGGGCYANQPDEDGYQNLSGSIRTGYRFRNGVEVEAHGLRAVSENEFDGSSTNESENIQQAIGGNIKFSPMKAWKLTLMAGQALDASDNFLNGVYKSTFDTTRQTASIQNDFSFLSNHLFTLGADFLNDTIDSTTNYDAASRDNSGLFGQYQGKFGNHDVQFSLRGDDNEQFGRVGTGSARWGYLLRKDLKLFASYGTAFKAPTFNNLYYPSYGSASLNPEKSRSMELGLKGKSSWGNWGLNVYQTDIDQMVVYDSDVSGPNNIDAARIRGLEATLQGAHLGWSFDVALSLLDPENRSTGSNRGHELVRRARHMLRLDADRNIGKWRIGGTFMAEGERYDNLTNTRSIHGYATIDLRAEYKFMKNWRFQGRIENLTDTQYQTATHYFQPGRGFFVTLRYKFGQGETP
- a CDS encoding cupin domain-containing protein encodes the protein MDGQNDKLQKLEEAMKAFNVFGQWQVGANRPENVVTGPNGQRIVEPLPSGVPHIWPWKDLYPFLASSREALTDSFTARRSLILTNPGLGRGTTQTILAGIQSIGPGEIAWAHRHTVTALRFCIEGNRRVFTVVDGDALIMEPYDLILTPGQCWHDHHNESDQPAAWLDVLDVPLLLALNQNFYEELGPATQEQNDSQAPTSPHLRPAWKTTNTSSVGAYRYPWAETRAQLDAMADGDTSPYDGVALEYTNAQGGPTLKTLSCWVQLLPPGFKGKPHRHSSSAVYFVIGGEGRTVLDEQNMAWEKHDNFVIPNWTWHAHENNSKTEPALLFSVNDTPLLQAFDFYREEPENTLARNAHP